A genomic region of Desulfosarcina ovata subsp. ovata contains the following coding sequences:
- a CDS encoding CinA family nicotinamide mononucleotide deamidase-related protein, giving the protein MKAEILATGDEIRSGALVDSNSAFIAERLEAYGVEVVRHTSVGDDLENLTAALVEIGGRADVAVVTGGLGPTVDDRSAEAAARAAGVELEFNETAWKTVESFFKTFHRRMTPSNRKQAQLPDGCSVLDNPVGTAPGFAMTIGRCRFFFMPGVPYEMKRMLDGQVIPELIRLQGDAAMHSRVETITTFGLPESQVGEIMAGVEEAFPGLTLGLRSNFPQIQVKLYGRGPDSTQLAKRLDEAVRWAAVRLGTAVISEHGESMQAAVGRLLIEKEATLAVAESCTGGLIADWLTNVAGSSNYFLFSGVTYSNRAKIDVLGVSPETIDRYGAVSEQTAREMAEGARRVAGATYGLATSGIAGPDGGTDEKPVGTVCVGFAGPDGARSRRLNFSFGKRLMNKKIFAMAALDLLRKEIK; this is encoded by the coding sequence ATGAAAGCGGAAATTCTGGCAACCGGCGACGAGATCCGTTCCGGTGCTCTGGTGGACAGCAACTCGGCGTTTATCGCCGAACGCCTGGAGGCGTATGGCGTTGAGGTGGTGCGTCATACCAGTGTGGGTGACGATCTGGAAAATTTGACCGCGGCCCTGGTGGAGATCGGTGGCCGGGCGGATGTGGCCGTGGTGACCGGCGGGCTCGGCCCGACCGTTGACGACCGTTCGGCCGAGGCGGCGGCCCGGGCCGCCGGTGTGGAACTGGAATTTAACGAAACCGCCTGGAAAACGGTGGAAAGTTTTTTCAAGACGTTCCACCGGCGCATGACCCCATCCAACCGCAAACAGGCACAATTGCCGGATGGCTGCAGTGTGCTGGACAATCCCGTGGGCACGGCGCCGGGTTTTGCAATGACCATCGGTCGCTGCCGGTTTTTTTTCATGCCTGGCGTGCCCTACGAGATGAAGCGCATGCTGGACGGGCAGGTGATTCCCGAGTTGATCCGCCTGCAGGGCGACGCGGCCATGCACAGCAGGGTGGAGACGATCACCACCTTCGGTCTGCCCGAGTCCCAGGTCGGTGAGATAATGGCCGGGGTGGAGGAGGCGTTTCCGGGATTGACCCTCGGACTGCGCTCCAATTTTCCCCAGATTCAGGTCAAACTATACGGTCGGGGTCCCGATTCAACCCAATTGGCAAAGCGGCTCGACGAGGCCGTCCGGTGGGCTGCCGTGCGCCTGGGGACGGCGGTGATTTCAGAGCATGGGGAATCCATGCAGGCCGCCGTCGGTCGCCTGCTGATCGAGAAAGAGGCCACCCTGGCCGTGGCGGAAAGCTGCACGGGCGGTCTGATCGCCGACTGGCTGACCAACGTGGCCGGCAGCTCAAACTATTTTCTCTTTTCCGGGGTGACTTACAGCAATCGGGCCAAGATTGACGTTCTGGGCGTAAGTCCTGAGACCATCGACCGTTATGGCGCGGTGAGCGAGCAGACTGCCCGGGAGATGGCCGAGGGCGCCCGGCGGGTGGCCGGTGCCACATACGGCCTGGCCACTTCCGGTATTGCCGGGCCCGACGGCGGAACGGATGAGAAACCGGTGGGCACGGTCTGCGTCGGCTTTGCCGGACCGGACGGTGCCCGGAGCCGACGGCTGAACTTCTCCTTTGGCAAGCGGTTGATGAACAAGAAGATCTTCGCCATGGCGGCGCTGGATCTGTTGCGCAAGGAGATCAAATGA
- a CDS encoding Hsp70 family protein codes for MNDPVYIIGLDLGTTNSIVAYTEADADDIEKAPIRVLEIPQLVDSGVVESRPALPSFVLVTDGMDTAPDALALPWNPSPPQATGEYARRRGEEIPQRLIASSKSWLCNTFVDRNAPILPWDNTADKSGIPAESKLSPVAASAAILRHIRDAWNHLMAGSATDPDERLRFENQKIYLTVPASFDAVARELTVAAADLAGLANITLLEEPQAAFYAWLAATEGGWRDAVTAGDLILVCDVGGGTSDFSLIQVGDEDGDLVLERVAVGNHLLVGGDNMDLALAYALARQLAESGTRLDSWQMNGLWHSCRRAKEQILSDAAIQSQPVTILGRGSSLIGGTIKTELTRETIESILRDGFFPACGREDRPAAAQRAGIREFGLAFEADPGITRHLAAFLARHPIDGQLAVPTAVLFNGGVMKAGLLREHILSVLGGWSAEGSINALPTRDFDLAVARGAACYGLAREGKGIRIRGGLGRSYYIGIAASMPAVPGMPAPTKALCVAPFGTEEGTTTAISDREFVLLVGESATFDFLGSTTRTDDPIGTVVEDWTGEIDPITTLETTLEGENGQAIPVTLELTVTEVGTLELWCVSTVDERRWRLEFNVREH; via the coding sequence ATGAACGATCCGGTTTACATCATCGGCCTCGATCTGGGGACCACCAACAGCATCGTGGCCTATACCGAAGCGGATGCCGACGATATTGAAAAAGCCCCCATCCGCGTCCTGGAAATTCCCCAACTGGTCGACTCCGGAGTGGTCGAATCGAGGCCGGCACTGCCCTCTTTTGTACTGGTGACCGATGGCATGGACACCGCTCCGGATGCCCTGGCCCTGCCGTGGAATCCGTCACCGCCCCAGGCCACCGGCGAATACGCCCGCCGGCGCGGGGAAGAAATTCCCCAGCGGCTGATCGCGTCGTCCAAGTCGTGGCTGTGCAATACCTTTGTCGACCGCAACGCCCCCATCCTGCCGTGGGACAACACCGCCGACAAAAGCGGCATCCCGGCGGAGAGCAAGCTCTCTCCGGTGGCGGCCTCGGCAGCGATTCTGCGGCACATCCGCGATGCCTGGAACCACCTGATGGCCGGTTCTGCCACCGATCCGGACGAACGGTTGCGCTTTGAAAACCAGAAAATCTACCTCACCGTGCCGGCTTCCTTCGACGCCGTGGCCCGGGAGCTTACCGTGGCCGCCGCCGATCTGGCCGGCCTGGCCAACATTACCCTGCTGGAGGAACCCCAGGCTGCCTTTTACGCCTGGCTGGCGGCCACCGAAGGCGGCTGGCGTGACGCGGTCACCGCCGGCGACCTGATTCTGGTATGCGACGTGGGCGGCGGCACCAGCGACTTCAGCCTGATCCAGGTCGGCGATGAAGATGGCGACCTGGTGCTGGAGCGGGTGGCCGTGGGCAACCACCTGCTGGTGGGCGGTGACAACATGGACTTGGCCCTGGCCTATGCCCTGGCGCGTCAGCTGGCCGAGTCCGGCACCCGTCTGGATTCATGGCAGATGAACGGCCTGTGGCACAGCTGCCGCCGGGCCAAGGAGCAAATCCTTTCCGATGCAGCCATTCAGTCGCAACCGGTCACAATCCTGGGTCGCGGCAGCAGCCTGATCGGGGGCACAATAAAAACCGAACTGACCCGCGAGACCATCGAATCGATCCTCAGGGACGGTTTTTTCCCGGCCTGCGGTCGTGAGGACCGGCCGGCAGCGGCCCAGCGCGCCGGCATCCGCGAGTTCGGGCTGGCCTTCGAGGCCGATCCGGGCATCACCCGCCATCTGGCTGCGTTTCTGGCCCGGCACCCCATCGACGGCCAACTGGCCGTCCCCACGGCCGTGTTGTTCAACGGCGGGGTGATGAAGGCCGGCCTGCTTCGCGAGCATATTCTCTCGGTGCTCGGCGGCTGGTCAGCGGAAGGATCGATCAACGCGCTGCCGACCCGCGATTTCGACCTGGCCGTGGCCCGGGGCGCCGCCTGCTACGGCCTGGCCCGGGAGGGCAAGGGCATCCGCATCCGCGGCGGTCTGGGTCGTTCCTACTATATCGGCATTGCCGCGTCCATGCCGGCGGTCCCCGGCATGCCGGCACCGACCAAGGCCCTGTGCGTGGCCCCTTTCGGCACTGAGGAAGGCACCACGACAGCCATTTCGGACCGTGAATTCGTGCTGCTGGTGGGCGAGTCGGCAACATTTGATTTCCTCGGATCGACCACGCGCACCGATGATCCCATCGGCACTGTGGTTGAAGACTGGACAGGCGAGATCGACCCCATCACCACCCTGGAAACCACTCTCGAGGGCGAGAACGGCCAGGCCATTCCCGTCACCCTGGAGCTTACCGTCACCGAAGTGGGCACCCTGGAGTTGTGGTGCGTCTCCACCGTTGACGAGCGCCGCTGGCGGCTGGAGTTCAACGTCCGCGAGCATTAA